Genomic window (Bacteroidota bacterium):
CCGTTGTTGGCGACGAAGAGGACGGCTTCGAGGAAGAGGCGGTTGTCGCGGGCGGTGCGTCCTCGGTCGCCGGGCTTACCGGGTAGCAGGGGAGCGATGCGGGCGAACTGTTGGTCGGTGAGGGTGTGAGCGGGCACGGGCAGCAGAGGTTGGTTACTGCCGGTATCGACCATCGGCCGTCCGACTCAAATGTCAACGCTACCTAGCCAGGGTACTCCTCTACACGCTCAAAGGGTCGCTGATTGCGGAGCACGGTCGCGAGATGGTCAGCCATGGCCTCGGGTATTACTCCAAGGCAGCGCGCGCAGCCCGCGCTGCGTGGGCGCACGAGCAGTACGGTCACACGTGGAATCCCGACGAGATCTGGATGCCAGGTCGCGAGCCTGAATCTAACGCGACCATATCAGAGCTCAGTCACGAAGTGCAGCATGTCCCCAAGGGGGAAGACGG
Coding sequences:
- a CDS encoding transposase; its protein translation is MVDTGSNQPLLPVPAHTLTDQQFARIAPLLPGKPGDRGRTARDNRLFLEAVLFVANNG